A window of the Acipenser ruthenus unplaced genomic scaffold, fAciRut3.2 maternal haplotype, whole genome shotgun sequence genome harbors these coding sequences:
- the LOC117430999 gene encoding uncharacterized protein LOC117430999 yields MRVNSSMSPGLGNAAENTTAPRDKVIPPGPPSPPPAGLDQLPQLGTGGWPRTVRGRCCSLSSADPCGAGGAPLRRLSQLRVNAGPLDAFRRHSWEPGKEEQYCPHYEHHSLSAMWDPHFSVSLERLDPDGMDRVMGGPVPRGAGRDPRRNPIIHSSEMLDSLTSLTEESEDFLFLQDHADRLQAYSCSAPSLCVTMSDMERPDQDPDEISLYSEGGGSTLSVNAESDTGSVLDLSLDCAAGDSKAGSPLNRTLSFFKKMAGKSKTQ; encoded by the exons ATGAGAGTGAACTCCTCGATGAGCCCCGGCCTGGGCAATGCAGCTGAGAACACCACCGCTCCGAGGGACAAG GTGATCCCCCCtggccccccctcccctccccctgctgGGCTGGACCAGTTACCCCAACTGGGGACCGGGGGCTGGCCTCGTACAGTCAGGGGGCGCTGTTGCTCCCTGTCCTCTGCGGACCCCTGTGGGGCGGGGGGGGCCCCCCTCAGACGCCTGTCCCAGCTCAGAGTGAATGCGGGGCCCCTCGATGCTTTCCGCAGGCACAGCTGGGAGCCGGGCAAAGAGGAGCAGTACTGCCCACACTACGAGCACCACAG CCTCTCTGCAATGTGGGATCCACATTTCAG TGTGAGTCTGGAGAGGCTCGATCCTGATGGGATGGACAGAGTGATGGGTGGCCCAGTCCCCAGGGGAGCAGGTCGCGACCCCCGCAGGAATCCCATAATCCACAGCAGCGAGATGCTGGACTCTCTGACATCACTGACGGAGGAGAGTGAGGACTTCCTGTTCCTGCAG GACCATGCTGATCGCCTGCAGGCTTACAGCTGCTCCGCCCCCTCCCTCTGTGTGACCATGTCTGACATGGAGCGGCCGGACCAGGACCCCGACG AAATCTCGCTCTATTCTGAAGGAGGAGGTTCCACACTCAG tgtCAATGCGGAGAGTGACACAGGCAGTGTGCTCGATCTCTCCCTGGATTGTGCTGCCGGTGACTCTAAGGCCGGGAGCCCTCTCAATCGAACCCTGAGCTTCTTCAAGAAGATGGCTGGCAAGTCCAAG ACACAGTGA